Proteins found in one Zea mays cultivar B73 chromosome 1, Zm-B73-REFERENCE-NAM-5.0, whole genome shotgun sequence genomic segment:
- the LOC103635275 gene encoding uncharacterized protein, translating into MPGCRAGSLHFQIWKHEHDRSCSAGPDVRRHCCFEAQLHALQADPATFTSDPEDAEDFAAWSKEALSQAAAEMQGFSCESDKAWVAQAEMQGFSCDIMFTDKELDIIEMAVYGDVIRPGKQCRCRIVAEVLGQVKPTNRMAACELPDKGAS; encoded by the exons atgccGGGCTGCCGGGCGGGTTCGCTTCACTTCCAGATCTGGAAGCACGAGCACGATCGATCGTGCAGTGCAGGTCCTGATGTGAGGCGGCACTGCTGCTTCGAGGCGCAGCTGCACGCGCTCCAGGCGGATCCGGCCACGTTCACGTCTGATCCCGAGgacgccgaggacttcgccgcgtggagcaaggaggcgctctcCCAGGCCGCCGCAGAGATGCAGGGTTTTTCCTGTGAATCTGATAAAGCATGGGTAGCGCAAGCAGAGATGCAGG GTTTTTCCTGCGATATTATGTTTACTG ATAAGGAGCTAGATATAATTGAGATGGCTGTGTACGGGGACGTCATTCGTCCAGGGAAGCAATGTCGCTGCAGAATAGTAGCCGAGGTGCTCGGGCAGGTGAAGCCAACGAATCGCATGGCTGCATGTGAGTTACCAGACAAAGGTGCCTCTTAA